ataactGGTTATcgaattgtaaataataacttttattatttttttgttaatttttattatttttctgttaagtcCGTTAAGTCATGTTTTGCCAAaagattcttaaaatttttgatcatttgacgtatagttcccttgtagaatttaataaagtaTCATGTTTTACTAAAATGTCGTTAAGACTATTGACCATTTGACCTGTAGttcatttgtaaaatttaatgaaggatcatgttttaccaaaagacccTTAATAACCCCGCATCGCACATGAATTAacgtctctttttcatttttttttattctgacagtgtactcattttcctttctttttgtttcaatttgtttaaaataaaaaattaataatatttttttattatatagagaataaatatataatcaaatatggatgtagaccaatgctcatactttgctgaaatttaaatttttttttaatcttgattttttatctttttttaaccttgtatttttttttccaaacaaataagCTATTgcctttttcacatttttttttatttaaatcattatgtcaggtgCATCCCGAGGCTAACGCATCCGAAATTGTtctctagtatatatatatatatatatatatatataatataaacagaattgcaaagtttatatatatttaaatcggGTGAGAAATCCAAGTCATGAATtgaagattatatatttttttaaggacgaaccctaattttattgattgtacTCACTTTTAGCAGATGAAAATTGTAGTTAGGACTGGATACATGGAGGTTACATATCATCCTAaattctaaatccaaatatcaaaatgaaCGGCAAGAACACAAAGGAAAACCGCTAACCTTCATCCAATAGGAATTCCCAACAAATCAAAACACAATTGTGTGCTAACAAGACCTACAATCAAATCAAGataaaataaagcataaattatacaacaaaatataacacaaaaatatatatcgaTACCATATAACTTGTAAACCTGCTTGATCCATTCGAATAACTCCCATAATGTCTTTTGGAAAGCTGTCTCTGGTATTAAATACATACTTTGTACCTCTTATGTCCAGtgttgttaatttgtttgtaaCATGGATcctttttcctaaaaaattgataaagacATACCATGATCGAACGAGCTGTCAATCTAGAAGATTGTATTTAAAACAATAAgagaaatactattttttattttattttaaagttttgtttgagaatataattgttttcatatatttttagattactTTATTAGGATTCACAaaaaattcactattattttattagtattattcacaacctaattaaaaatgatgatattcttagcttaaacttattattttcaattatataaaataataagtaacTTTTCCTGAAATAAGAAGAACCAAGATAATGTAATAAGGTTTAAATTGGATCTTTGCATTCTCTCTAAAAACACTCCAATCCAGAACCTAACTTGAGGGCAAGGTAACATGGCTCCTCCCCCCTCACCTTCCTCttgaccatatttttttttatcttttcttctcttttgtcAAGTCTgtgttttgtgtatttttttaggtCTAATAATGGAGGAACATTGATATGAGATTTTGATCCCTATTCAGCACGCACCCCATCCCACGGTGGAAAATGGCTGCATGAAAACACTGATCTAGAACTAACCCACGGCGTTCGTTTGGCTCGAGAGAGAAATGGCGTGGGCCGCCTGCGCGTCCTTTACTTCGGCCTGAGCATATGTGAGCTGCCCGTAAAGGGTGGGCGTGGACAAGGGGTGGGCGAGCGAGGAGCAATGGAGGGGGTCATGACAGGGAAAGAAGGGCGGCCGCCTGTGCAGAGGTGGAGGTGGGCGATAGGGTGCTCGTGCGAGAGAGACGGTGGTCGTGGTGGAGACGAGCGAGCCAAACGGTGGAGGGGCAACTTGAAGTCGGTGGAGGAGAGAAGCAGCGGCTGAGGTGTCGGGGGAGGGTGCCACTGGCGAAAGTAACACAGGAGAAAGCaacagaagaaaaaaggaaaaaatgaaaaaaaaaatttgaagaagaatgTGGGCGGTGGGAAAGGAATGAGATGTAGCTCTAAGTTCAATGTTTTTTCTCCAGTGTTTTATTTTCGGTGTATTTTAAGTTTTGgtgtttgtttttcttaataataaaaaaaaataagttattggaCTTGGTGTCCATAGTAGTAGAATATTATTCCTCATTTGGGAGGAGTCGGAGAGATAGTAATCCTCCTCTTGGGGAGTATAAAGATAATATTTCccttttttaaaagagagagcatttagttatgtttttataGAGCTCTCATATCTGTTAAGAGAGAGtttttagaagttaagacaatatctgttataaaaaattttttgtgTGGGGGTGTCCAGAGTAAATGCATTAATTTGGCTTataatctagattttttttgtaCTGACAAGTAACTTtgatttattgaataaaatgaagtttattttcataaaaaaaaaaaaaaaaccaagataaTTCATTCGCGCGTATGAACAGAGCAAGAAGGTTTTCACCTGTGGCCGCACGGAACCAAAATCCTAAAGGCATAAGGCATATTCCTAAGCCTAAATTAGCGTTCTTCTGTTTGACAACTTGCCTTTTCAGCCAATGCACCCTTGCCACGTGTTACTTCCAATATTCGACCATCAATTTTCAGCATATAAGCGGCGAAGCGTAGGCATTCCTTTCGTTTAAAACCACAAGGAAAACGCACCAAAAAACGGAAACCCCATCTCTACAGTCCTGCCCTTCCGCCCCTCTCCTCTGCAACCTTCCAGGTACTTTCGATTCTGTTCCTCttcccttcttttctttttttcaattttctttttcacgatacaggttttattttttattgatctgTGATATGATTTCGAAAAGTGAGGAAACTAAGTAATGTTGAACACATCTGATTATGCGTTGAATGTTTCGATGTTGTCTTTTTGCACCTATTATGTCGGGGTTTGATTTGCgtggatctttttttttcttatgagtCGCGTTCTGTATCAACCTAGGGCTCCAATCCTGCTGCGATTTATTCAGGGtttcattttgattttgcatCTCGATATTGTTTGGTTATCAACCTCCAACTCGTTTTCGTATGCCGGTTTTGTCTGTTTCGTTTAAGTAATTaccatatttctttatttttttatgtggatgatttatttgattacGAAAGATTAATTTGTTTTCTCACTTGTACGGGCTCGACCTCCTTTGTTTTATGTTATCTTTTTCTGGTTCgacttaatttttgaaattgttgTTCGGTACGATAATTATAAATGGTGAAAAGGTTGAAAAGTGTAATTCTAATTTGTGATTGAAAGGTTTGCTCATGACTGAAGCCAATTGAGACCACACCTAATCCATTGCTTTGCTTCCCCCAATCTATCTCATTTTGTATGGTTACTGTCTGTTGCACTTCTTTATTGATTGGGTTATCAGAGGGTTTGCTTGTATTATAAAGTTTTGATCTgacccaaaataaattttaagttctTTAATTTTATCGGCTGTTAAaagttatcaaaaaaatttatgggtTTGATAAGTGGATTTATACTTCTGATCACAAATTCTTACATTGTTTTCCTCGGAGTGCAGATTTGACTACTTGATCTTCATGAATTCAAGAATTACTGAGACATCAGTGGTTTCCTGTAAATCGGGAAACAAGAACATCCTTTTCTTCTGGATTCTGTTTTGCTTGCTGCCAAAATTTTTGGGAACTCCTTTTGCATTCAGGAACTACCTGTTAATCAAGGCTATTGATAGGCGTTCTTCTGCAGTGCGAATCTTAAGGACTTCTGGAGAGATCAATCTGTAGTGGCTAGTGATTTCGGCATCTGTTCTTCTCATCCCTCCTCATACTTGTTAACATGGTGTCATCTCAATTACCTGGTTTTACCAAGACCCGCATTTGCAAACCATTGCAAACCCAATTACTTTTTCCTGTGAACCCCACAGATGCTGCAGTTACGGATCATGTTGAGCTGGATTTCTCTGATGTGTTTGGTCCTCTACCAGTTCAGTCTTCAATGGAAACAAATTGCTGTGATTCTGGTAACTCCATTTCTGCAGAAGATGCGAATGAGCTAATTTATGATGATCCGGTTGTCATTTACAGCCGATCACATTCTCTAGTTGGCCCTTCTTGTATCAGTCAATCGTTGAAGCTCAGCAAGCTCACCATTCATGAGTCAGAGGATTTGGTGCAACTAGCGGAGTGTGTCGAAGGAGAAACGATTAAAGAAGTTCAGAAACCTGCCATTGAGGATGgaaaaattgagaaatgttttaaagaTGTTGATGGAAATTTCATGAAGGTTGAGAGTGTAGGCATTGATGATTTTGAGATCTTGAAGGTTGTTGGGCAGGGTGCATTTGCAAAAGTATATCAGGTGAGGAAAAAGGGTAGTTTAGAAATATATGCAATGAAGGTCATGCGGAAGGACAAGATTGTGGAGAAGAATCATGCAGAATACATGAAAGCTGAGAGGGATATTTTGACAAATGTAGATCATCCCTTCATTGTCCAGCTCAGATACTCATTCCAAGTAATTTCTacatgttttaagtatttggaagTTTTacacttataatatatattggagCTTGACAATTCCAGAAGCCTCAGTTTTGCTTCTGCTATTGCTTTATATCTGAGCATCCCATCGGTATACAGAATTGCTATCTTAAAATTTTACTTCTGACATGATTGTGTTTACACAAAGATTTAGTGGAACAACTTATTTGAATCTGAATGAGGGTGGTTGGCTGCATGCTTTATGATGAGAGTGTTGACTTGAGTTTTTCTGCCATGCAGACAAAATATAGATTATATCTTGTGCTGGATTTTGTAAATGGGGGTCACCTTTTCTTTCAGCTCTATCACCATGGCCTTTTCAGGTACCCCTGATTTCAATATTGTAGACTATTTGAGAGCGTAACTGTGTAGGACGACTCGGGCTAATAGTCTTAAatgttattctattttatttttgcaggGAAGATCTTGCCCGCTTATATGCTGCTGAGATTGTATCTGCGGTTTCTCACCTCCATGCAAATGGAATAATGCACAGAGATCTTAAACCTGAAAATATTCTACTGGATGCAGATGGCcatgtactctctctctctctctgtgtgtgtgtgtgtgtttgtgtgctCTTCCATCTGTGCCTTTTGTGCGCGAGAACATGCTAATTGTCCTCTCATCAACAAAGAAATATCTAACTGACCTTTACCCATTTATCAATTAGGCAATGTTGACTGATTTTGGACTGGCGAAGAAATTTGACGAAAATACGAGGTCTAACTCCATGTGTGGAACTCTAGAATACATGTCACCTGAAATTGTTCTTGGAAAGGGGCATGATAAGGCAGCAGACTGGTGGAGCGTGGGAGTCCTATTATTTGAGATGCTAACTGGCAAGGTTAGAGTTCTActtgcatttatttgttctggttGGTGTTTTTTCTATTAACAGTCTTTTGTCATTTAGATGCTGGAGCCgatttttagattatttgtcACTAGATGTCTTACAGTGTTTTACACCCTTCAGAGTTTTTGTGGGTTGAAGGTGAAGATTAGTGTTGACTGTCTCATATAgtgtgttcttttctttttctttttttgttttttggggggggggggggttgtgtTAACATGGCCATATGGTGGTGGAATGCTTCCACCATGGTATTCTGGGAAGTTCCCTATTTCTTGCAAAACTTTCTTAGAATGATAATTGATTGTTGTCTTCTTTCAAGTGGTGCTTTCTATCGTGTGTATTTCAGAAAGTTATACCATGAGAATGCTTATCAGTTTTGATACTTTTCTACAATGCTCGTAATAGTAGTTTTGTTCATAGTCATATGCGCATTAGTTGTATAGATGTATGAGATTACAAATCTGACATGTCTCAATATGGTCAAGACTTTGCAACTTAGAACAAAGATTTATAATGGGGATATATCAAATTTGTGGTACCAGACAGTTACAGTGTTTCGTTCTGCTTTCTGCATGTACAGCCTCCTTTTACTGGGAACCGAGAGAAAATTCAGCAAAAGATAGTAAAGGAAAAGATCAAGCTTCCAGCGTTCTTGACAAGTGATGCACATTCTCTGTTAAAAGGGGTAAATCTTTTTAGTCTTGATATACATGCTTTTTAGTCTccattaattgaattcttcatTCTTGTACTGGGTTTTTGAGCCTTCGAAAGTTGATGATTGATTTTAGGTCTGTTTAATTAGCATTGTCTTTCTGgttcttttttgaattttttctgcATTTGTCAATATGGAAATTAGCTTCTAGAGACTAGAGAATTGAgaaatattgtctattattTCAAGTATTACAATGAATGAACAAAATGCTATTAGCTCTGAACAAGGTTGATCTTTATCTGAATCTTGTGCCTCATTGCAACACAGATCTGAGTATGTTAATTCTTCTATTGCAGCTGCTACAGAAAGAAGCAGGCAAGCGCCTTGGTTGTGGACCTACTGGGAGCGAGGAAATTAAGCGTCATAAGTGGTTCAAGCCAATCAATTGGAAGAAACTGGAGACCCGACAAATCCAGCCAAGTTTTCGTCCTGAAGTTGCCGGGAAGCACTGCATAGCTAACTTTGAGAAGCGCTGGACGGACATGCCAGTTGTGGATTCACCAGCTGCTAGTCCAAATGCTGGTGGAAACCCTTTCATGGGCTTCAGTTATGTGAGGCCTGCAGCTTATTTTCTTCAGAAGGATAGCTCCTCCACCACCTTCCACTAGATGCTCTACATACATCTGCCGGGAATTTCCTTATTTTGGGTGTCGACACACGTGTCATTTGTTCTACATGGAATTCTTACTTTTGGATTGGGAAACCTTATATGGTCTGCAATTACTTGTTCTGTGTCACTAAAGCTAGTATGCTAAACAATTGGTCGTCCGCTATTTTCTTTGGTTAATTTTGAAGTTGAACTGTGAGGCTCTGTTTATTTATACCCTGGAAATGGTTTTCACTGCTgaacacaaatatatatgatatgatgagTGTGGAACCTGTATCAACCAATCTTAATTATGTTTGGGGgctttgacttttttttttacatgtacaATTGATGTTGAACACATTGGGTTTCtagtaaatataaaatccaaTGCGCGAATTAAATAGAAGGGAAGAGAAATTCATGGCCTTTTAATGAAACAAAATAGCAGATCCACTTATTCTATATCCTGGTGCTGCCATTTATTTGGTTTTTCGTCTGTATATTATCTATAGACTTATTTTccattaatgatattataatttaaggtgttttttcttgtgaattattttttaatttgatttctagagaattttttattttttattttttattttttattttatggtgtttattaattagtttttttattacaagATTTTAAATTTGGTAACATTGTataatctactttttttttttttcctacccaATACTCCCGGATGGCATTAATGCCACGTCGCGAATTATCAGCCTCTGCTGACACTAATATTAGATATTCTCTCGTGAAAGGAGTCCAGACATGGCTTCTTTGCTTTGTCCAACTCCGAGTGCTCTTCAACATAATCCTAGGAGTTTCTGCTTCTCTCCTTTGAAGCTGACTTCTCCAACAAATCTCTGTATCTTCACGAACCGTTTCAAATATAACCGGCTAAGGTGTAATGTATTCTTTGAAAACGTCCAAGAGGATTTCTTGGAGAATGCTCTTCACCTGGATCAGTTTCCCGTTCTACGATATGGGTTTTGGCAATTTCAGAGAGTTTCTGGGGAACTTTCCGAGATGCAAAAGTGGGGGTTCCTGGTATTTGCTGGGCTGACTTGGATTTATTTAACTTCAAGGCCTGGTATTCTCCTCGGTGCCATTGATACATACCTTCTGGCTCCTCTGCAACTGGGTTTGGACAGTTTGAGTGGAAAGAGGAACTTGAACACTTCGGATTTTGTGATAGGTCAAAAACTTGGAGAAGGGAACTTTGGTATTGTTTATTCTGGTGCCATAGTTCCCAAGAATGTGGCTGCAGAAAACAAGGTGCAGAATAGACGAAGAAGAAATGCGACGGAATTGGATGAGAGGGTGAAGGAGAAAGTCATTCTAAAAAAGGTATCTCTGCGATGGCTCATGGTTTTATATTGTTCTTTGGTTCGATTTGGACTCGGATGTTCTCAAGACCGGttgatatgtatttaaattctttCCTATGTCCCTTGGTAAAATGAAGGTcgtttgtgtttttgttttggcttaAAAACTACCAATTAGGAGCCTCAAACATATTGCATTGCGGTTAAACATGTTATTCAGTAAAATCATCTCCAAAGTCCCTTGTCTCAGCTTtgggaccttttttttttaatggaagatAGGTCCCAAGTTAAATTTCAAACTACTCTTGCCCTTGCTATTGAACTCGGTAAAATCTCGAACTAGGCTTTCCCTTGTTACTGAATTCCAGAATCCACCTTCTATAATCCTTTGCCTGAagtataaaattgtaaatttggTTCTCTATTGGTGGGAATGTGCAGGTGAAGACTGGAATCCAAGGGGGTAAAGAATGCGGTGACTTTGAGGAGTGGTTCAACTACAGGCTGTCTAGAGCGGCCCCTGAATCATGCGCTGAGTTTCTTGGAAGTTTTGTTGCCAACGAAACAAGTTCTCAATTCACAAAGGGAGGAAAATGGCTTGTTTGGAAATTCGAGGTGCAGTTTTTAGACATCAAACACAGATGCATTGCATGACAATTAGGACTCACTGAATGCTATGAGTATGTGATACCGAATGCATGAAGGATAAGTATCCTTGAGTTAT
This genomic interval from Juglans regia cultivar Chandler chromosome 3, Walnut 2.0, whole genome shotgun sequence contains the following:
- the LOC108986277 gene encoding serine/threonine-protein kinase AtPK2/AtPK19-like is translated as MVSSQLPGFTKTRICKPLQTQLLFPVNPTDAAVTDHVELDFSDVFGPLPVQSSMETNCCDSGNSISAEDANELIYDDPVVIYSRSHSLVGPSCISQSLKLSKLTIHESEDLVQLAECVEGETIKEVQKPAIEDGKIEKCFKDVDGNFMKVESVGIDDFEILKVVGQGAFAKVYQVRKKGSLEIYAMKVMRKDKIVEKNHAEYMKAERDILTNVDHPFIVQLRYSFQTKYRLYLVLDFVNGGHLFFQLYHHGLFREDLARLYAAEIVSAVSHLHANGIMHRDLKPENILLDADGHAMLTDFGLAKKFDENTRSNSMCGTLEYMSPEIVLGKGHDKAADWWSVGVLLFEMLTGKPPFTGNREKIQQKIVKEKIKLPAFLTSDAHSLLKGLLQKEAGKRLGCGPTGSEEIKRHKWFKPINWKKLETRQIQPSFRPEVAGKHCIANFEKRWTDMPVVDSPAASPNAGGNPFMGFSYVRPAAYFLQKDSSSTTFH
- the LOC108986287 gene encoding serine/threonine-protein kinase STN8, chloroplastic: MASLLCPTPSALQHNPRSFCFSPLKLTSPTNLCIFTNRFKYNRLRCNVFFENVQEDFLENALHLDQFPVLRYGFWQFQRVSGELSEMQKWGFLVFAGLTWIYLTSRPGILLGAIDTYLLAPLQLGLDSLSGKRNLNTSDFVIGQKLGEGNFGIVYSGAIVPKNVAAENKVQNRRRRNATELDERVKEKVILKKVKTGIQGGKECGDFEEWFNYRLSRAAPESCAEFLGSFVANETSSQFTKGGKWLVWKFEGDRNLADYMKDRNFPLNLESVMFGRVLQGVDSVKRDALIIKQIMRQIITSLKKIHNTGIVHRDIKPANLVVTKRGQIKLIDFGAATDLRIGKNYVPKLSLLDPDYCPPELYVLPEETPSPPPEPIAAFLSPILWQLNSPDLFDMYSAGIVLMQMAIPTLRSTSGLKNFNSELKTVGHDLNKWREYTRLRPDFTILDLDLGRGWDLATKLISQRGFLRRGRISAAAALTHPYFLLGGDQAVAVLSKFSLNRK